In Salinibacterium sp. NK8237, the following proteins share a genomic window:
- a CDS encoding SDR family NAD(P)-dependent oxidoreductase, producing MNDMQRLSNKVALVFGGGSAGGEINNGLATSIVYAQAGAHVVIVDVNEEAVKSGVARLTAECDTLGIPFEGTGLVGDVTSEESVSGVVDQVIARYGRIDILHNNVGIARMGGPIEMSLDEWEFVMRINLTSAFLTCKFVLPHMLEQGSGSIVNVSSIGGMRYIGYNYPSYSATKGGMIQFTTNIALQYARQGIRANCVAPGYIESPLMYRQISGNYDSVEEMVAARNELSPTGKMGDCFDVAYASLFLASDEAKYVNGVCLPVDGGLTQQSAAAV from the coding sequence ATGAATGACATGCAACGACTCAGCAACAAAGTAGCCCTCGTTTTCGGTGGAGGATCAGCTGGAGGCGAGATCAACAATGGCCTCGCGACGAGCATTGTGTACGCGCAAGCGGGGGCTCACGTGGTGATCGTCGATGTGAACGAAGAAGCCGTGAAGAGTGGTGTTGCTCGCCTCACGGCCGAGTGCGACACTCTCGGAATCCCGTTCGAGGGAACCGGCCTCGTGGGTGATGTCACCTCAGAAGAGTCAGTGTCTGGCGTCGTCGACCAGGTGATCGCCCGCTACGGTCGCATCGACATCCTGCACAACAACGTCGGAATCGCCCGCATGGGAGGTCCCATCGAGATGAGTCTCGATGAGTGGGAATTCGTGATGCGGATCAACCTCACCAGCGCCTTCCTCACCTGCAAGTTCGTGCTCCCCCACATGCTGGAGCAGGGCTCCGGATCGATCGTGAACGTCTCCTCCATTGGTGGCATGCGCTACATCGGGTACAACTACCCGAGCTACTCCGCCACGAAGGGCGGAATGATCCAGTTCACGACCAACATCGCGCTGCAGTACGCGCGCCAGGGCATCCGCGCGAATTGCGTTGCCCCCGGCTACATTGAGTCGCCATTGATGTATCGCCAGATCAGCGGAAACTACGATTCCGTCGAAGAGATGGTTGCTGCTCGAAACGAGCTCTCCCCCACGGGAAAAATGGGGGACTGCTTCGACGTCGCCTATGCGTCACTCTTCCTCGCCTCCGATGAGGCAAAGTACGTGAACGGCGTGTGC
- a CDS encoding alpha-ketoacid dehydrogenase subunit beta, whose translation MSKAPKSMSTWRALNAALHDILEDTPEAFVLGEDITTWGTGGGIYGVTRKLADVYGKNRVMDTPISEEVLISAATAAASRGTRPILEIMYSDFAFLGFDGIINQAAKSRYMFGGQFDVPLVIRTNGGSGIGKAAQHSQSLETLFAHIPGLEVAVPGTPGDAYGLLRHAVTTNNPTIFLEHKNLYYDKGLVDFEPLPFGQARIARVGTDVTIVATQQILARSLVAAEILEADGISAEVIDPRTLFPFDMDTVYASVAKTGHLVVGHEAVRDYGWGAEFVAEVVENSWDKLDAAPVRLGAARTPIPYSEELEAAVIPTVDKIVAAVRRTLA comes from the coding sequence ATGAGTAAAGCACCCAAGAGCATGAGCACGTGGCGTGCCCTCAACGCCGCGCTGCACGACATTCTCGAAGACACTCCCGAGGCATTCGTTCTCGGTGAAGACATCACCACGTGGGGCACCGGTGGCGGCATCTACGGCGTTACTCGCAAGCTCGCGGATGTCTATGGCAAGAACCGTGTCATGGATACCCCGATCAGTGAAGAAGTACTGATCTCCGCGGCAACGGCAGCGGCATCGCGTGGAACTCGACCGATCCTGGAAATCATGTATTCCGACTTCGCCTTCTTGGGCTTTGACGGCATCATCAACCAGGCTGCAAAGTCGCGCTACATGTTCGGCGGACAGTTCGACGTTCCGCTGGTGATTCGCACCAACGGTGGTTCCGGAATCGGTAAGGCTGCTCAGCATTCGCAGTCACTCGAGACCCTCTTTGCGCACATCCCCGGCCTTGAGGTCGCTGTGCCCGGAACACCCGGAGATGCTTACGGGCTGCTCCGCCATGCGGTCACGACCAACAACCCGACGATCTTCCTCGAACACAAGAACCTCTACTACGACAAGGGTCTTGTCGACTTTGAGCCGCTCCCCTTCGGGCAGGCTCGCATTGCCCGAGTCGGCACTGATGTCACGATCGTCGCTACGCAGCAGATCTTGGCGCGGTCGCTGGTGGCGGCGGAGATTCTTGAAGCCGATGGGATCAGCGCCGAGGTCATTGACCCCCGCACACTGTTCCCGTTCGACATGGACACCGTCTACGCGTCCGTAGCGAAAACTGGACACCTCGTCGTTGGTCACGAAGCAGTTCGGGACTACGGCTGGGGCGCAGAGTTCGTGGCAGAAGTCGTTGAGAACTCGTGGGACAAGCTCGATGCCGCACCGGTTCGCCTCGGCGCTGCACGAACGCCTATCCCCTACAGCGAAGAACTCGAAGCGGCGGTCATCCCCACCGTCGACAAGATCGTTGCCGCCGTGCGACGCACCCTCGCGTAA